Proteins co-encoded in one Methylomonas albis genomic window:
- a CDS encoding DVUA0089 family protein, with the protein MKSLFFFEPLCSKTAFAGLSKRQSLTASSLITLLLASPLATGVEFASGTFNLTGSGSGSVGYLPFSLSQTTLVDIATSGPTTDPYIYLLDGTGNFTSLSVITQNDDGCNQIDCGAAGVSPNYNSLINDYALSSGSYTVAVANYPFGSTDAIAGSNINSNTGNVLLIVGDSGLIIPGTGTGSGSARLISYAGSGGAVISQSQIIESTSNASATSLAINSLCASPTSSAVIRDCARIAGLGAAAKADVIDQITPEEINTISATTVATSRANFSSVMDRIATLRAGNAGGINLGGTKIGGAGGDELPEIFQRLGIYGNIDGSFGDRKRSVNEQGYSFDSQGVTVGADYAFTDNFFVGLAFNNAHNKADFSNRAGQLYTAAYTGSLYSTLNIQDFYIDALASVGGIDYESERTMSFFNTSAKGSTSGMQYASSLGAGYNYHIDKVVVGPYIGFDYAKTEVDGYRESGGASFGTSYGKQNIESMLTKAGARASYAWSLPWGVIVPQVNAEWVHESSYNAQVSVVRFVQNNTGFNIRSDNPDRDYMQLGFNMAGQFADGMSAFVAYNTIIDRENVSNHAFSSGLRLSF; encoded by the coding sequence ATGAAATCACTGTTTTTTTTTGAACCACTCTGTTCTAAAACCGCTTTTGCAGGATTGAGCAAACGGCAATCCCTAACCGCAAGCTCCTTAATCACGTTGCTGCTGGCGTCGCCACTCGCGACAGGCGTGGAATTCGCGAGCGGCACATTCAATCTAACCGGCTCGGGGTCTGGGTCGGTCGGCTATCTGCCCTTTTCGCTGTCACAGACCACGCTAGTCGATATTGCCACCAGCGGCCCTACTACGGATCCCTATATTTACCTGCTGGACGGCACCGGCAATTTTACTAGTCTATCGGTTATCACACAGAACGACGACGGCTGTAACCAAATAGACTGCGGCGCGGCAGGCGTTTCACCAAATTACAATTCGCTGATTAACGACTACGCGCTAAGTTCGGGGAGTTACACTGTCGCGGTAGCGAACTATCCCTTCGGGTCAACGGACGCTATCGCGGGCTCCAATATAAACAGCAACACCGGCAATGTGTTATTAATAGTCGGCGACTCGGGGCTGATCATTCCCGGCACCGGCACCGGCTCGGGCAGCGCGAGATTGATTAGCTATGCCGGCAGCGGCGGCGCAGTCATTTCCCAATCGCAAATTATCGAATCTACTTCTAACGCCAGCGCCACATCCCTGGCAATCAACAGCTTATGCGCCTCACCTACCAGCTCCGCTGTCATTAGGGATTGCGCCAGAATCGCCGGTCTGGGCGCGGCCGCCAAAGCCGATGTTATCGATCAAATCACTCCGGAAGAGATCAACACGATTTCCGCCACCACGGTTGCCACCTCGCGCGCGAACTTCAGCAGCGTGATGGATCGCATCGCCACTTTACGCGCCGGCAATGCGGGCGGCATCAACCTGGGTGGCACCAAAATAGGTGGCGCCGGCGGTGACGAACTGCCGGAAATATTTCAACGTCTGGGCATATACGGCAATATCGACGGCAGTTTCGGTGACCGGAAGCGATCCGTGAACGAACAGGGTTATAGCTTTGACAGTCAAGGTGTCACGGTCGGTGCGGATTATGCGTTCACCGATAATTTTTTTGTAGGTCTGGCCTTTAATAACGCGCACAACAAGGCCGATTTCAGCAACCGCGCCGGTCAGCTCTATACCGCAGCCTATACCGGCTCGCTATACAGCACTTTGAATATTCAGGATTTCTATATCGATGCGCTGGCCAGCGTTGGCGGCATCGATTACGAATCAGAGCGGACAATGAGCTTTTTCAACACCTCGGCAAAAGGCAGCACCTCGGGCATGCAATATGCCTCCAGTCTGGGCGCCGGTTATAACTACCACATCGACAAGGTAGTGGTCGGGCCGTATATCGGTTTCGACTACGCCAAAACCGAAGTGGACGGCTATCGCGAATCCGGCGGAGCCAGTTTCGGCACCAGCTACGGCAAACAAAACATAGAATCCATGCTGACCAAAGCCGGCGCCAGGGCTTCTTATGCCTGGAGCTTGCCTTGGGGCGTCATCGTGCCGCAAGTCAATGCCGAATGGGTACACGAATCCAGCTATAACGCCCAAGTCAGTGTCGTACGCTTCGTGCAAAACAATACCGGCTTTAACATCCGCTCCGACAATCCGGACCGTGACTACATGCAACTCGGCTTTAATATGGCCGGCCAATTTGCCGATGGCATGTCCGCTTTCGTGGCCTACAACACTATCATCGACCGGGAAAACGTTTCAAACCACGCCTTTTCCAGCGGCTTGCGGCTGTCGTTTTAA
- a CDS encoding glycosyltransferase family 2 protein: protein MNKVGLIVPTLNAGELWESWLQAFAAQTVKPDYLLLIDSSSTDRTVALAIDAGFEVQVIAKPEFNHGGTRQFGVNRLVDADILVFLTQDALLAAPDAIEKLLAVFADDSVGAAYGRQLPHRNAEPIGAHARLFNYPPKSQLRSMQDKAQFGIKTVFISNSFAAYRRSALMDVGGFPLNTIMNEDTFAVGKMLLNGWKVAYCGDAAVFHSHDYGFFDEFKRYFDIGVFHAHTPWLQQTFGGASGEGLRFVLSELKYLSKNAPWLMPSALLRTVLKWLGYKLGCALHAKLPCSLNRRFSLHKAYWLKAVPENVGNLRS, encoded by the coding sequence ATGAATAAAGTGGGCTTGATTGTACCGACCCTAAATGCCGGTGAACTTTGGGAATCGTGGTTGCAGGCTTTTGCCGCGCAGACGGTGAAGCCGGATTATTTGCTGCTGATAGATTCCTCATCCACTGACAGGACGGTGGCTTTAGCAATTGACGCGGGTTTTGAGGTGCAGGTGATAGCCAAGCCCGAGTTTAATCACGGCGGCACCCGACAATTTGGCGTGAACCGGCTGGTGGATGCCGATATTCTGGTGTTTCTGACTCAGGATGCTTTGTTGGCGGCCCCCGATGCCATAGAAAAGTTACTAGCAGTGTTTGCTGACGACAGCGTCGGCGCGGCTTACGGCCGGCAATTGCCGCATCGCAACGCCGAGCCAATCGGCGCGCATGCCCGTTTATTCAATTATCCGCCGAAAAGCCAGTTGCGCAGCATGCAGGATAAGGCGCAATTTGGTATCAAGACCGTGTTTATTTCCAATTCGTTTGCCGCTTACCGGCGCAGTGCATTAATGGACGTTGGTGGGTTTCCACTCAATACCATCATGAACGAAGACACTTTTGCGGTGGGCAAGATGTTGCTAAACGGCTGGAAAGTGGCCTATTGCGGCGATGCCGCCGTATTTCATTCTCACGATTACGGGTTTTTCGACGAATTTAAGCGCTATTTCGATATTGGTGTTTTCCATGCGCATACGCCCTGGTTGCAGCAGACTTTTGGCGGAGCTTCCGGCGAAGGCTTACGTTTTGTCTTATCAGAGTTGAAGTATCTATCAAAAAATGCGCCTTGGCTGATGCCTTCGGCGCTTTTGCGGACAGTCCTGAAATGGCTGGGTTATAAACTGGGTTGCGCTCTGCATGCTAAACTGCCGTGCAGTTTGAATAGACGTTTTAGTTTGCATAAAGCCTATTGGTTAAAAGCCGTTCCCGAGAACGTCGGTAACCTCAGATCGTAG
- a CDS encoding glycosyltransferase family 4 protein produces the protein MDVGIVTTHVPPAKGYGGVSVTCGVLTKAWTERGHKMALVAADESIDGRLQAEDVKLGKQVDVRLYRCYGFRRWGFGLGAIPKIFQLCWQAPRIYIHGIATWPSTLAAVFCVLLHRPFMVAVHGGLMPEHVALIRRQKPHKWLFYKWLTFPTLRRAIAVHCTSDTEAAGVTDVLGRDAKVLLVPNGIDSREFQLADYPEGEGTQLCFLGHVQQEKGINAFIRAWLQTRRPSDRLVVAGRSVDGAYFEEFQNLLTQAEGAISYKGYLPVAEVKQLLADSHFLVLPSGLEQTGGMRENFGNVVAEAMAAGRPVLVAKGLAWDHLAAYGAGLVFERNEASVCAVLRQTQVVNQATWQEMSLRSRQYVEQQLDPVKLGDKVWKVLTKANHPSPAQSLIEGSSYE, from the coding sequence ATGGATGTAGGTATTGTCACGACCCATGTGCCGCCGGCGAAAGGCTATGGCGGGGTATCGGTCACTTGTGGGGTTCTGACCAAAGCGTGGACCGAACGCGGCCATAAGATGGCCTTGGTCGCCGCCGACGAGTCGATAGACGGTCGCTTGCAAGCCGAGGATGTAAAGCTGGGCAAGCAAGTCGATGTCAGACTTTACCGTTGCTACGGTTTTCGGCGCTGGGGTTTTGGTTTGGGAGCCATTCCTAAGATTTTCCAACTCTGCTGGCAGGCTCCACGGATTTATATCCACGGAATTGCCACCTGGCCTTCGACCTTGGCGGCTGTGTTTTGCGTGTTGCTGCATCGACCATTTATGGTGGCGGTACACGGCGGCTTGATGCCGGAGCACGTGGCGCTGATTCGGCGGCAAAAACCGCACAAATGGTTGTTCTACAAATGGCTGACGTTTCCGACTTTGCGCCGGGCCATCGCGGTGCATTGCACCAGTGATACCGAAGCGGCAGGCGTCACCGACGTGTTGGGGCGGGACGCCAAGGTTTTATTGGTGCCGAATGGCATCGACAGTCGCGAGTTTCAGCTTGCAGACTATCCGGAAGGCGAGGGTACGCAGCTGTGTTTTTTAGGGCACGTGCAGCAAGAAAAAGGTATTAATGCGTTTATCCGGGCCTGGTTGCAAACGCGCCGGCCTAGTGACCGCTTGGTAGTGGCTGGCCGCAGCGTCGATGGCGCTTATTTTGAAGAGTTTCAGAATTTGCTGACACAAGCTGAAGGCGCTATCAGCTACAAAGGTTATCTGCCGGTCGCTGAAGTGAAGCAATTGCTGGCCGACAGTCATTTCCTGGTTTTGCCGTCCGGTTTGGAACAGACTGGCGGCATGCGCGAAAATTTTGGCAATGTGGTCGCCGAGGCGATGGCGGCCGGTCGACCGGTGCTGGTCGCGAAAGGCCTGGCCTGGGATCACTTGGCGGCGTATGGCGCCGGCTTAGTGTTCGAGCGCAACGAGGCGTCGGTCTGCGCGGTGTTACGGCAAACGCAGGTGGTCAATCAAGCAACTTGGCAAGAAATGTCGCTGCGTAGCCGTCAATATGTCGAGCAGCAGTTGGATCCGGTTAAATTAGGCGATAAAGTCTGGAAGGTGTTGACTAAGGCGAATCATCCCAGTCCGGCGCAATCCTTGATAGAGGGTTCTTCTTATGAATAA
- a CDS encoding serine/threonine-protein kinase produces MSRFELALTAFQQAQLAYEDLLALTGALSAEPEQVLDAARQFLENEYRNGKISADVYRGLQSAMQDETRIVGDQTQMAPSRVSAPDDATSIVSAPAVAATILPATPATQTPTLTTESLLQGLDPSQPRAELTVGSTLKSRFVLEELLGVGGMGMVFKATDLRKVEASDKEPFVALKVLNQDFQFNPMALVALQRETKRAQTLSHPNIIKVYDFDRDGSHVFMSMEYLQGKPLSHLIREHVDSGLPFKKAWPIISAMAEALAHAHKKNIVHSDFKPGNVFVGDDGEIRVLDFGIACAIGRSEKDGHDATIFNARSLGAMTPAYASLEQLQNSDPDARDDIYALACITYELLSGKHPFGRLSAEKAMEVNLQPKPIAQLKRRQWKGLQKGLAFKQEDRSANVNEFLAAIGPHSSVYYGLWSTGVLLACLIGLNIYWTLSEKQTNTEAVPVAVELNPEQNQKIKDLLELADIHFDVGYLTAPTGSNAFWAYQEVLKIDPYNKGAIDGINKIADTLEQQAWEFYEKNDRSEALKKVQEGLEVNPAHKGLQSLRDKLRFN; encoded by the coding sequence ATGTCCAGATTCGAGCTCGCATTGACAGCCTTTCAGCAGGCTCAACTAGCCTATGAAGATTTATTGGCCCTGACGGGCGCTTTAAGCGCGGAACCCGAACAGGTTTTAGATGCGGCCCGGCAATTCTTGGAAAACGAATATCGGAACGGAAAAATTAGCGCGGATGTTTATCGCGGTTTGCAATCGGCCATGCAAGACGAAACTCGGATTGTCGGCGATCAAACCCAAATGGCGCCCTCGCGGGTCTCCGCTCCAGACGATGCAACTAGCATAGTTTCCGCGCCGGCTGTGGCGGCGACGATACTGCCGGCTACACCTGCTACGCAAACACCCACACTGACGACCGAATCCTTGTTGCAAGGTTTGGACCCCTCACAGCCGCGCGCCGAGCTGACAGTGGGCAGCACCTTGAAAAGCCGGTTTGTGCTTGAAGAGTTGCTTGGGGTAGGTGGCATGGGTATGGTGTTTAAAGCCACCGACTTGCGCAAAGTGGAGGCATCGGATAAAGAGCCTTTCGTCGCCTTAAAGGTGCTGAACCAGGATTTTCAGTTCAATCCGATGGCGCTGGTGGCCTTGCAGCGGGAGACTAAGCGTGCGCAAACTCTGTCTCATCCCAATATCATCAAAGTCTATGACTTTGATCGGGACGGCTCGCACGTGTTTATGTCGATGGAGTACTTGCAGGGCAAGCCGCTTAGTCATTTGATCCGCGAGCATGTCGACAGCGGATTACCCTTCAAAAAAGCTTGGCCTATCATCAGCGCGATGGCTGAAGCCTTGGCGCACGCGCATAAAAAAAATATCGTTCACTCCGACTTTAAGCCCGGCAACGTCTTTGTCGGCGACGACGGTGAAATCAGGGTGCTGGATTTTGGGATCGCCTGCGCGATTGGTCGCAGCGAAAAAGACGGTCACGATGCCACCATTTTTAATGCCCGGTCGCTAGGCGCCATGACTCCGGCCTATGCTAGTTTGGAACAGCTGCAAAATAGCGACCCCGATGCGCGTGACGATATTTATGCCTTGGCGTGCATCACTTACGAATTATTGAGCGGCAAGCATCCGTTCGGTCGTTTGTCTGCGGAAAAAGCCATGGAGGTCAATCTGCAGCCCAAGCCCATCGCTCAGCTTAAGCGCCGGCAGTGGAAAGGTTTGCAAAAGGGTTTGGCCTTTAAGCAGGAAGATCGCAGTGCCAATGTCAACGAATTTTTAGCGGCCATCGGACCGCATTCGTCCGTCTATTATGGATTATGGTCGACAGGCGTTTTGCTTGCTTGCTTGATTGGATTGAACATCTATTGGACCTTAAGCGAAAAACAGACCAATACCGAGGCTGTGCCGGTTGCCGTGGAATTGAATCCTGAGCAAAATCAAAAAATCAAAGACTTGCTGGAGTTGGCGGATATTCATTTTGATGTGGGCTATCTGACGGCGCCGACCGGCAGCAATGCGTTCTGGGCTTATCAGGAGGTTTTGAAAATCGATCCTTACAACAAAGGGGCTATAGACGGTATCAATAAAATTGCCGATACGCTGGAGCAGCAGGCTTGGGAATTTTATGAAAAGAACGACCGCTCGGAGGCATTGAAAAAAGTGCAGGAAGGTTTAGAAGTCAATCCTGCGCATAAGGGCTTACAGAGTTTGCGTGATAAGCTTAGATTCAACTAG
- a CDS encoding alpha/beta fold hydrolase: MPVKRRHCPIKLSLLFMVAACTTPAIRLHDQAMEFGFQALESEAAGFKLTSFTHLPLSAGKRLHVYLEGDGRPWERGLFPAADPTTRTSTVMALMASDPEPTLYLGRPCYNGHADDPGCTQSLWTSARYGERVVAAMTQALTEFCTLNGYSEVVLIGHSGGGTLALLIAERLPQTVAVVTLAGNYDIDIWADHHGYQRLHDSLNPAKRAAKPSIAEWHLLGQRDNNIPPALFQQALQQRPNCNVQIVDADHGHGWQAIWPHMLKRLDHLP; this comes from the coding sequence GTGCCAGTCAAACGGCGACATTGCCCTATCAAACTAAGCTTGCTGTTTATGGTCGCAGCTTGCACTACCCCGGCGATCCGACTGCACGATCAAGCTATGGAATTCGGCTTTCAAGCCTTAGAGTCTGAAGCAGCCGGCTTCAAACTAACCTCTTTCACCCATTTGCCGCTATCAGCCGGTAAACGCCTGCATGTTTACCTGGAAGGTGACGGCCGACCCTGGGAACGCGGATTGTTTCCGGCAGCGGACCCGACTACCCGCACCTCCACCGTTATGGCACTAATGGCTTCCGACCCCGAGCCCACCCTGTACCTGGGACGGCCTTGCTACAACGGCCACGCCGACGATCCCGGCTGCACACAAAGCTTGTGGACCAGCGCCCGCTACGGGGAGCGCGTGGTAGCGGCTATGACCCAAGCATTAACAGAGTTCTGCACGCTAAACGGTTACAGCGAAGTGGTGTTGATCGGCCACAGCGGCGGCGGCACCTTGGCACTATTGATAGCCGAACGCTTGCCGCAAACCGTCGCGGTGGTGACGCTGGCGGGGAATTACGACATCGATATTTGGGCCGATCATCACGGCTACCAGCGTTTGCATGACTCTCTAAACCCGGCTAAGCGCGCCGCTAAGCCCAGCATTGCGGAATGGCATCTGCTGGGCCAGCGCGATAACAACATTCCGCCGGCATTATTCCAACAAGCCCTGCAGCAACGCCCCAACTGCAATGTGCAAATCGTCGATGCCGATCACGGCCATGGCTGGCAAGCCATTTGGCCACACATGCTAAAACGCCTGGACCATCTGCCCTAG
- a CDS encoding caspase family protein, translating to MATQRVLNRTLALAIGGILMSACARDVSQEEMAKATEGYIVADTSKLFVVDCLLPGQVRKLGSQMTYLSARRPIRTTAADCEVRGGEYVAYDRANYASALNIWLPKAQEGDAAAQLYVGEIFEKGLGTPADYKAAAQWYEKAANQGNSQAQLNLGHLYEKGLGVTEDKEAALRWYRKSAGLEDAGIQFAPAVNAQAIANSEELATLRSEVAESRREAEQLREQLQSTRQQTLDQQENLRKAQDELEALRNKLQQQKSATPSGSSDIESLEKQLHEKESQLKDQQAKLGSLTQSLSQERQRMKRELEAARQQSPSTKAVESKTNDIENKLNEKIETYQKQSAELTGWLTSQDKLDRNQIDLRKQALQQQAKEIAALKEKLQQQASNVVASGNGPNIELLEPAVTVTRGIPSIQFGLGESSKRIVGKIDAATGLSRLLLNDKAIKVDANGRFETDVSLKGDETLVRIVATDKRNQSSNLSLRLLASGNSAEEVFPSSNSSEIKRSGDIQFGKFYAIIIGNNEYGAYPSLKTPIADAKSLELLLRERYGFKTKLLINANRHTIMSAFNELNQKLTEQDNLLVYYAGHGEIDKKSQTAYWLPVDSETGNSANWISSQSITEFLSIMPAKHIMVVADSCYSGALTGSAVAKLPEGMDDAKRERWLKAMNSRKARTVLTSGGVKPVMDQGGGDHSVFANAFLKVLRGNKRIIEDYDIFRDVANQVRASAARGGFEQMPQYAPLQHAGHEGSPFFFVPEV from the coding sequence ATGGCGACACAAAGAGTATTGAACCGTACGTTGGCATTGGCAATTGGCGGTATTTTGATGTCCGCCTGCGCCCGCGATGTCAGCCAGGAAGAAATGGCCAAGGCCACCGAAGGCTATATCGTGGCCGACACCAGCAAACTGTTTGTCGTCGATTGCCTGCTGCCCGGACAGGTGCGTAAGCTAGGTTCGCAAATGACTTATCTCAGCGCCCGCCGCCCCATCCGCACGACCGCCGCCGATTGCGAAGTCCGCGGCGGAGAATATGTCGCATACGACCGCGCCAACTACGCCAGCGCCTTAAATATCTGGCTACCCAAAGCCCAGGAAGGCGACGCCGCCGCCCAACTGTATGTCGGCGAGATTTTCGAAAAAGGCCTGGGTACGCCAGCCGACTACAAAGCCGCCGCGCAGTGGTACGAAAAAGCCGCCAATCAAGGTAACTCGCAAGCACAATTGAACTTGGGCCATCTTTACGAAAAAGGTCTGGGCGTTACCGAAGACAAGGAAGCCGCGTTGCGTTGGTACCGCAAATCGGCCGGCCTGGAAGACGCCGGCATCCAGTTCGCGCCCGCCGTCAATGCCCAAGCCATCGCCAATAGCGAAGAATTGGCGACCTTACGCAGCGAAGTAGCCGAATCCCGCCGCGAAGCGGAACAGCTGCGCGAGCAATTGCAAAGCACCCGCCAGCAAACCCTGGATCAACAGGAAAATTTGCGCAAGGCCCAGGACGAGTTGGAAGCCTTGCGTAACAAACTGCAACAACAGAAGTCCGCTACGCCTAGCGGCTCCAGCGACATCGAATCGCTGGAAAAGCAATTGCACGAAAAAGAAAGCCAATTAAAAGACCAACAAGCCAAATTGGGCAGCTTGACGCAATCTCTCAGCCAGGAAAGGCAGCGTATGAAACGCGAACTGGAAGCCGCCCGCCAGCAAAGCCCCAGCACCAAAGCCGTCGAAAGCAAAACCAATGACATCGAAAACAAGCTCAACGAAAAAATCGAAACCTACCAAAAACAATCTGCGGAACTGACCGGCTGGCTGACCTCACAAGATAAACTGGACAGGAATCAAATAGATTTGCGCAAGCAAGCCTTGCAACAGCAAGCCAAGGAAATTGCCGCGCTGAAAGAAAAATTGCAGCAACAAGCATCCAACGTGGTGGCCTCGGGCAACGGTCCGAATATCGAATTGCTGGAACCCGCCGTCACCGTGACCCGGGGTATTCCCAGCATTCAATTTGGCTTGGGCGAAAGCAGCAAACGCATCGTCGGCAAAATCGACGCGGCGACCGGCCTAAGCCGCTTGCTGTTAAACGACAAAGCCATAAAAGTCGATGCCAACGGCCGTTTTGAAACCGACGTTAGCTTGAAAGGCGACGAAACCTTGGTGCGCATCGTTGCCACCGACAAACGCAATCAGAGCAGCAATTTGAGCCTGCGTTTGCTGGCGTCCGGCAATTCGGCAGAGGAGGTATTCCCAAGCAGCAATAGCAGTGAAATCAAGCGCTCGGGCGACATTCAGTTCGGCAAATTCTACGCCATCATCATCGGCAATAACGAATACGGCGCTTATCCGTCATTAAAAACCCCAATAGCCGACGCAAAAAGCCTGGAACTGCTGTTACGCGAGCGCTACGGGTTCAAAACCAAATTGCTGATCAATGCCAATCGCCACACGATCATGTCGGCATTCAACGAACTGAATCAAAAACTCACCGAACAGGATAATTTGCTGGTTTATTACGCCGGCCACGGCGAGATCGACAAGAAAAGTCAGACCGCCTATTGGCTGCCGGTCGATTCGGAAACCGGCAATAGCGCCAACTGGATTTCCAGCCAAAGCATCACCGAGTTTTTGAGCATCATGCCGGCTAAGCACATTATGGTGGTAGCCGACTCCTGCTATTCCGGCGCGCTGACCGGTTCGGCAGTCGCCAAACTGCCTGAAGGCATGGACGATGCCAAGCGCGAACGCTGGTTAAAAGCCATGAATAGCCGCAAAGCCCGCACCGTGCTGACTTCCGGCGGGGTGAAACCGGTGATGGATCAAGGCGGCGGCGATCACTCGGTGTTTGCCAATGCCTTTTTGAAAGTACTGCGCGGCAACAAACGTATCATCGAGGATTACGACATCTTCCGGGATGTCGCCAATCAAGTACGCGCGTCGGCAGCGCGCGGTGGCTTTGAACAAATGCCGCAATATGCGCCCTTGCAGCACGCCGGCCACGAAGGCAGCCCGTTCTTTTTTGTGCCGGAAGTTTAG
- a CDS encoding GIY-YIG nuclease family protein, with translation MEELANDNNGYVYILEVKDIDLPVCKIGMTRRTPYERCDEINNSSTGDFIWSVAHYIAVDDCKKLESLVHSKLAPLRQKGREFFNINADDANTALLSIFEKQTEIKKENVEEITPPTTKSKNKARKRQRAFRRIDSEYAELLQLFASLLNVKGRPFGQLNKPSFGMSDGNEGVQWNLSVSTDTDIVRLGVNLEGMKYRNWPISKFILSEIDKPKISEITAKMDYPDNIFIRFSRDAWQVTSRPTIIEKYLGGKEFTLAEMNTHQWLNTLKEALGCLNEKGNYLSRAKQTVTLENKPRNGEQVRVMEVSPHLTIWSPLGLNGNMQENLKNKIAELQPVYNWVKEVSEQ, from the coding sequence ATGGAAGAATTAGCAAACGATAATAATGGTTACGTTTATATCCTTGAGGTAAAGGATATTGACCTTCCAGTATGCAAAATCGGAATGACTAGGAGAACACCTTATGAAAGATGCGATGAAATTAACAATAGTTCTACTGGTGATTTCATTTGGTCGGTAGCACATTACATTGCCGTAGATGACTGTAAAAAACTAGAGTCTCTTGTTCATTCAAAATTAGCCCCTCTGCGTCAAAAGGGTCGTGAGTTTTTCAACATAAATGCTGACGATGCAAATACGGCATTACTTTCTATATTTGAAAAACAAACAGAAATAAAGAAAGAAAATGTTGAAGAAATTACACCTCCTACAACAAAATCGAAAAATAAAGCTAGAAAACGACAACGTGCATTCAGGCGCATTGATTCAGAATACGCTGAGCTACTTCAACTCTTCGCCTCATTACTAAATGTCAAAGGTAGACCTTTTGGACAGTTAAATAAACCCAGTTTTGGTATGAGCGATGGAAATGAGGGAGTGCAATGGAATCTGTCAGTCTCAACAGATACAGATATTGTTCGCCTCGGAGTGAACTTGGAAGGCATGAAGTATAGAAATTGGCCAATTTCGAAGTTTATTCTGTCAGAGATAGATAAACCAAAAATCTCCGAGATAACTGCCAAGATGGATTATCCTGACAATATCTTTATTCGTTTTTCACGAGATGCCTGGCAAGTTACATCGAGGCCAACCATTATCGAGAAATATCTTGGCGGAAAAGAATTTACATTAGCTGAGATGAATACTCATCAATGGTTAAATACGTTAAAAGAAGCGTTGGGATGCTTAAATGAAAAAGGTAATTATCTTAGCCGGGCTAAACAGACCGTTACGCTTGAAAATAAACCAAGGAATGGAGAGCAGGTGCGCGTTATGGAGGTCTCACCTCATTTGACAATATGGTCACCCTTGGGTTTGAACGGAAACATGCAAGAAAATCTCAAAAACAAAATTGCAGAGTTACAGCCTGTCTATAACTGGGTTAAAGAAGTCAGTGAGCAGTGA
- a CDS encoding PEP-CTERM/exosortase system-associated acyltransferase, with translation MISEKHSFDSCFEVFFADTPESKRIHYNLRYQVYCDELGYEDKENFPEQMEFDEWDPHAVHFIVRQRYSGQWLGALRLVYQNQASFPFEAKCVPEHRISARQYQQSIEISRLCVLREARRFAPRAFQPCDMGAEQIVKGNGNGNVRYLHTIKNQSRSIMWGLYRAAVIYSARNDIKRWYILVTPSLAHAVKKEGFEMHQVGKACDYRGQRIPYVLDVEHILANSLWQKDYRADYRKYSDLLAQSAAKRYMA, from the coding sequence TTGATTTCTGAAAAGCATTCCTTTGATAGTTGTTTTGAGGTTTTTTTTGCTGACACTCCGGAAAGCAAGCGAATTCACTATAACCTAAGATACCAAGTCTATTGCGACGAGTTGGGTTATGAAGACAAAGAAAATTTCCCCGAACAAATGGAGTTCGACGAATGGGATCCACATGCCGTCCATTTCATAGTCCGGCAAAGATACTCGGGGCAATGGCTGGGGGCTTTACGATTGGTTTATCAGAATCAAGCCAGTTTCCCGTTCGAAGCCAAATGCGTTCCCGAGCATCGAATAAGTGCTCGCCAATACCAGCAATCCATAGAAATATCCCGTCTATGTGTGTTACGAGAAGCTAGACGATTTGCTCCGAGGGCATTCCAGCCATGTGACATGGGCGCTGAACAAATAGTAAAGGGAAACGGCAACGGCAACGTTAGGTATCTGCATACTATCAAGAATCAGTCCCGCAGCATCATGTGGGGGTTGTACCGCGCGGCGGTTATCTATTCGGCGCGGAACGATATTAAACGATGGTATATATTAGTAACACCATCGTTGGCTCACGCGGTCAAAAAGGAGGGCTTTGAAATGCATCAAGTCGGGAAGGCTTGCGATTATCGTGGCCAGCGTATTCCCTATGTGTTGGATGTCGAGCATATTCTTGCCAATTCCTTGTGGCAAAAGGACTATAGAGCGGATTACCGCAAATATTCCGATTTGCTCGCGCAATCCGCCGCTAAGCGGTACATGGCCTAG